In one window of Polaromonas naphthalenivorans CJ2 DNA:
- the ruvB gene encoding Holliday junction branch migration DNA helicase RuvB gives MTIQTDDFDMSDLPPARRMLSAAPASPKEEAIERALRPKLFDDYVGQTKAREQLEIFIGAANKRQEALDHVLLFGPPGLGKTTLSHIIAHELGVNMRSTSGPVLEKPKDLAALLTNLEKNDVLFIDEIHRLSPVVEEILYPALEDYQIDIMIGEGPAARSIKLDLQPFTLVGATTRAGMLTNPLRDRFGIVARLEFYTPEELARIVKRSAGLLNAPMDAEGGFEIARRSRGTPRIANRLLRRVRDYADVKGNGTITLDIANRALAMLDVDPQGFDLMDRKFLEAVILRFDGGPVGLDNIAASIGEESGTIEDVIEPYLIQQGFLQRTPRGRIATLAAYRHLGVAPPRGNAENLFEE, from the coding sequence ATGACCATCCAGACCGACGACTTCGACATGTCCGACCTGCCGCCGGCCCGGCGTATGCTGTCGGCCGCCCCGGCCTCGCCGAAAGAAGAGGCCATCGAGCGTGCCCTGCGGCCCAAGCTGTTCGACGACTATGTCGGCCAGACCAAGGCGCGCGAGCAGCTTGAAATCTTCATCGGCGCGGCCAACAAGCGCCAGGAAGCGCTCGACCATGTGCTGCTGTTCGGCCCGCCCGGCCTGGGCAAGACCACGCTGAGCCACATCATCGCGCACGAACTCGGCGTGAACATGCGCTCGACCTCGGGGCCGGTGCTGGAAAAGCCCAAGGATCTGGCGGCGCTGCTGACCAACCTCGAAAAGAACGATGTCCTGTTCATCGACGAAATCCACCGCCTGAGCCCGGTGGTCGAGGAAATCCTGTATCCGGCGCTGGAAGATTATCAAATCGACATCATGATCGGCGAAGGCCCGGCGGCGCGCTCCATCAAGCTTGACTTGCAGCCGTTCACGCTGGTCGGCGCCACGACCCGCGCCGGCATGCTGACCAATCCGCTGCGCGACCGCTTCGGCATCGTCGCCCGGCTGGAGTTCTACACACCCGAGGAGCTGGCGCGCATCGTCAAGCGCAGCGCCGGCCTGCTGAATGCGCCGATGGACGCGGAAGGCGGCTTCGAGATCGCGCGCCGTTCGCGCGGAACGCCGCGCATCGCCAACCGGCTGCTGCGCCGGGTGCGCGACTATGCCGATGTCAAGGGCAACGGCACCATCACGCTGGACATCGCCAACCGGGCGCTGGCCATGCTGGACGTCGATCCGCAGGGCTTTGACCTGATGGACCGCAAGTTCTTGGAGGCCGTGATTTTGCGTTTCGACGGCGGCCCGGTCGGGCTGGACAACATTGCCGCCAGCATCGGCGAGGAGTCCGGGACGATTGAAGACGTGATCGAGCCGTATTTGATTCAGCAGGGTTTTTTGCAGCGCACGCCGCGCGGGCGCATTGCCACGCTGGCGGCGTACCGGCACCTGGGCGTGGCGCCGCCGCGCGGCAATGCCGAGAATCTGTTTGAAGAGTAG
- a CDS encoding PhoH family protein, which translates to MILRHTFTPPNNTRMANLCGPMDIHIRTIEAGLQVTIAHRFEQFKIDGPKLRAQQALEVLQALYEIAQRPIEPETVQLMLAGDTALSTAEGPMALSTRRADLRARTINQGTYLENIATHDITFGIGPAGTGKTYLAVACAVDALERSTVQKIVLTRPAVEAGERLGFLPGDLSQKVDPYLRPLYDALHELMGFERVQKAFERQQIEIAPLAFMRGRTLNHAFVILDEAQNTTPEQMKMFLTRIGFGSKAVVTGDVSQVDLPRTQLSGLIDAERVLKRVQGIAITRLTSADVVRHPLVARIVDAYDKTPSDRDDANPAIDLVAVSARKTSARSRNGS; encoded by the coding sequence TTGATTCTTCGCCACACCTTCACGCCGCCCAACAACACCCGCATGGCCAACCTGTGTGGCCCGATGGACATCCACATCCGCACCATCGAGGCCGGGCTGCAGGTGACGATTGCGCACCGCTTCGAGCAGTTCAAGATCGACGGCCCCAAGCTGCGGGCCCAGCAGGCGCTCGAAGTGCTGCAGGCGCTGTATGAAATCGCCCAGCGGCCCATCGAGCCCGAAACCGTGCAGCTGATGCTGGCCGGCGACACCGCCCTGAGCACCGCCGAAGGCCCGATGGCGCTGTCCACCCGCCGCGCCGACCTGCGCGCGCGCACCATCAACCAGGGCACCTACCTGGAGAACATCGCCACGCACGACATCACCTTCGGCATCGGCCCGGCCGGCACCGGCAAGACCTACCTGGCGGTGGCCTGCGCGGTCGATGCGCTGGAGCGCAGCACGGTGCAGAAAATCGTGCTGACGCGCCCGGCGGTCGAGGCCGGCGAGCGCCTGGGCTTCTTGCCGGGCGATTTGAGCCAGAAGGTCGATCCCTACCTGCGCCCGCTGTACGACGCGCTGCACGAGCTGATGGGCTTCGAGCGCGTGCAAAAAGCCTTCGAGCGCCAGCAGATCGAGATTGCGCCGCTGGCCTTCATGCGCGGGCGCACGCTGAACCACGCCTTCGTGATCCTGGACGAGGCGCAAAACACCACGCCCGAGCAGATGAAGATGTTTTTGACGCGCATCGGCTTTGGCAGCAAGGCGGTGGTGACCGGCGACGTGAGCCAGGTCGATCTGCCGCGCACCCAGCTCAGCGGGCTGATCGATGCCGAACGGGTGCTCAAGCGCGTGCAGGGCATCGCGATTACCCGGCTGACCAGCGCCGATGTGGTGCGCCATCCGCTGGTGGCGCGCATCGTCGATGCGTATGACAAGACACCGAGCGACCGGGACGACGCCAATCCTGCTATTGATTTGGTAGCTGTATCCGCCCGCAAGACCAGCGCAAGGAGCCGAAATGGCTCTTAA
- the ruvA gene encoding Holliday junction branch migration protein RuvA: protein MIGRLTGQLAEKNPPEILVDCHGVGYEVLVPMSTFYNLPGLGEKISLFTHFIVREDAQLLYGFGSTAERGAFRQLIKITGVGPRMALSVLSGMSVAELAQAVTLQEAGRIVKVPGIGKKTAERLLLELKGKLGADIGAHVSVSSEAQLDILQALVALGYSDKDAALALKALPPDVGVSEGIKLALRALGK, encoded by the coding sequence ATGATAGGAAGACTCACTGGCCAGCTGGCCGAAAAAAATCCGCCCGAAATCCTGGTGGACTGCCATGGCGTCGGCTATGAGGTGCTGGTGCCCATGAGCACTTTTTACAACCTGCCGGGGCTGGGCGAGAAAATCAGCCTGTTCACGCATTTCATCGTGCGCGAGGACGCGCAGCTGCTCTACGGCTTTGGCAGCACCGCCGAGCGCGGCGCGTTTCGCCAGCTGATCAAGATCACCGGCGTCGGCCCGCGCATGGCGCTCAGCGTGCTCAGCGGCATGAGCGTTGCCGAACTGGCGCAGGCCGTGACGCTGCAGGAGGCGGGTCGCATCGTCAAGGTGCCCGGTATCGGCAAGAAGACCGCCGAGCGCCTGCTGTTAGAGCTCAAGGGCAAGTTGGGCGCCGATATTGGCGCGCATGTCAGCGTGAGCAGCGAGGCGCAGCTCGACATCCTGCAGGCGCTGGTCGCGCTGGGCTACAGCGACAAGGACGCGGCGCTGGCGCTCAAGGCCCTGCCGCCGGACGTGGGCGTGAGCGAAGGCATCAAGCTGGCGCTGCGGGCGCTGGGGAAATAA
- a CDS encoding HTH domain-containing protein gives MAKFTFLDLAEEVLKNSSTPLDISTIWKNGLASKAVDKVGSKGKTPWISLGARLYVDTKDNAKSCFLRTGDNPVLFGLKSIHTAQQAQEAIIKVESIPKLKERNLHPLLAFFAKLYLGDAYVKTIYHEKSLKKSFNEWLHPDLVGVRFPDLHVDARSLAATAGELPFKLLSFELKRSLNFSNLRESFFQAVSNSSWAHQGYLVAANIKESPDFLGELKRLSGSFGIGVISLDIENPDDSSVLYPAGERKNLDWDSINKLASENPDFSQFLRDVRIDLDGKKVHPAEYDKIEKDIDKLKLLVNPTAKP, from the coding sequence TTGGCCAAGTTCACTTTTCTCGACCTCGCTGAAGAAGTTCTCAAGAATTCCAGTACGCCGCTTGACATCTCAACCATTTGGAAAAATGGGTTGGCCTCCAAAGCCGTTGATAAAGTAGGTTCTAAAGGTAAAACGCCTTGGATATCCTTGGGAGCGCGCTTGTACGTCGATACCAAAGACAATGCGAAATCTTGTTTCCTTCGAACTGGAGATAACCCTGTATTGTTTGGACTGAAATCGATTCACACGGCCCAGCAAGCCCAAGAGGCCATCATCAAGGTAGAGTCGATTCCCAAACTGAAGGAGCGAAACCTACACCCCTTACTGGCATTTTTCGCCAAGCTTTATTTGGGTGATGCTTACGTGAAAACTATCTATCATGAAAAGTCACTCAAGAAGTCTTTCAATGAATGGCTGCATCCCGATTTGGTCGGTGTGCGTTTTCCTGACCTGCATGTAGATGCTCGTTCACTTGCAGCGACAGCTGGTGAATTACCTTTCAAGTTGCTATCGTTTGAGTTGAAGCGGAGTCTGAATTTTTCAAACTTGCGGGAGTCCTTTTTTCAGGCAGTTAGCAACTCATCCTGGGCGCACCAAGGCTATTTGGTGGCTGCAAATATCAAGGAAAGTCCCGATTTTCTCGGTGAATTGAAACGCCTGTCCGGTAGCTTTGGCATCGGTGTAATCTCGCTCGATATCGAGAATCCAGATGACTCTTCGGTGCTTTATCCGGCGGGGGAGAGAAAGAATCTGGATTGGGACAGCATCAATAAACTTGCTTCCGAGAACCCTGATTTCAGTCAATTTCTGCGCGACGTGCGAATCGATTTGGACGGGAAAAAAGTTCATCCCGCCGAGTACGACAAGATTGAAAAAGACATAGACAAGCTGAAGTTATTAGTCAACCCTACAGCTAAACCATGA